Proteins encoded in a region of the Isosphaeraceae bacterium EP7 genome:
- a CDS encoding RsmB/NOP family class I SAM-dependent RNA methyltransferase: MNRPRNRPKPTRNRPEPGLIKPSSRPEQPLMVEYIAGSESQQKPAGDRKPRGQRGRGGKGKAPPKQPQSTERQGQGQGGGSKSSDQQQQKKRGSRRPGPGQAHGPLTQDRVRTDQSRRAFEGAGRGRDMTKGSQRDAPVVPQVRVAQVIPLGMLAEETARIAGQVEAAVINEGKRADRLLSSLLRTRRDLALPDQRFIARATFALFRWRGWLDSTHVTTPLDRLLIAGLLDAPAVSPVHRMWAKIVGRDPDMLVNGGDAPNWTARAEVLKRLVGHHAINADPWRLFPTWLREHLPLPPGGAPPKQKYLELLESMQHRPPLWVRVQGADPKVLWDELSKSGVRPWIHRTLLGSGKLDPDSDVHHLAAFTRGHLEIQDLASQAVGFVCDPDPGNRWWDACAGAGGKSLHLASLMQGKGQIVATDVYERVLKETVRRARRSPFRNITTKLWDGKRVAGKPGSFDGVLVDAPCSGIGTWRRNPDARWTLERESIPRLAETQAQILKTAAQGVKAGGTLVYSVCTLTPSETRNVIRPFLEAHPDFQLDPFPHPFNGEPTDGTLQIWPQDGDCDAMFIARMIRTR; the protein is encoded by the coding sequence ATGAACCGACCCCGAAATCGTCCCAAGCCCACCCGCAACCGGCCCGAGCCGGGCCTGATCAAGCCGTCTAGCCGGCCTGAGCAGCCGCTCATGGTCGAATACATCGCCGGCTCCGAGTCCCAGCAGAAGCCTGCCGGCGACCGCAAGCCCAGGGGCCAGCGCGGCCGGGGCGGCAAGGGGAAGGCACCGCCCAAGCAGCCGCAGTCGACGGAACGCCAGGGGCAAGGGCAAGGGGGCGGATCCAAGAGCTCCGACCAGCAACAGCAGAAGAAGCGCGGGTCGCGGCGGCCGGGACCGGGTCAGGCTCATGGGCCATTGACCCAGGATCGCGTGCGGACCGACCAGAGCCGGCGTGCCTTCGAAGGGGCAGGCCGGGGCCGCGACATGACCAAGGGCTCCCAACGTGACGCCCCTGTCGTCCCCCAGGTCCGCGTCGCGCAGGTGATCCCGCTGGGGATGCTCGCCGAGGAGACCGCTCGCATCGCGGGTCAGGTCGAGGCGGCCGTGATCAACGAGGGGAAGCGGGCCGACCGCCTGCTCTCGTCGCTGCTGCGCACCAGGCGCGACCTCGCCTTGCCCGACCAGCGATTCATCGCCCGGGCCACGTTCGCACTCTTCCGCTGGCGCGGTTGGCTCGACTCGACCCACGTGACGACCCCGCTCGATCGTCTGCTCATCGCCGGCCTGCTCGATGCGCCCGCCGTCTCGCCCGTGCATCGGATGTGGGCCAAGATCGTCGGCCGCGACCCCGACATGCTCGTCAACGGCGGCGATGCTCCCAACTGGACGGCCAGGGCCGAGGTCCTGAAGCGGCTCGTCGGTCACCACGCGATCAACGCCGACCCCTGGCGTCTCTTCCCCACCTGGCTGCGCGAGCACCTGCCGCTGCCTCCGGGCGGCGCCCCGCCCAAGCAGAAGTACCTCGAGCTGCTCGAGTCGATGCAGCATCGGCCGCCGCTCTGGGTGCGGGTGCAGGGGGCCGATCCCAAGGTGCTCTGGGACGAGCTTTCGAAGTCGGGGGTCCGCCCATGGATCCACCGGACCCTGCTGGGATCGGGCAAGCTCGACCCCGACTCCGACGTCCACCACCTGGCCGCGTTCACGCGCGGGCATCTGGAGATCCAGGACCTCGCCTCCCAGGCCGTCGGGTTCGTCTGCGACCCCGACCCGGGCAACCGCTGGTGGGACGCGTGCGCTGGGGCAGGCGGCAAGTCGTTGCATCTTGCCTCGCTGATGCAGGGCAAGGGGCAGATCGTCGCCACCGACGTCTACGAGCGGGTGCTCAAGGAGACCGTCCGCCGGGCGCGTCGGAGCCCGTTCCGCAACATCACGACGAAGCTCTGGGACGGCAAGCGGGTCGCTGGCAAGCCGGGCAGCTTCGACGGCGTGCTGGTCGACGCCCCTTGCTCGGGAATAGGCACCTGGAGGCGTAACCCCGACGCCCGCTGGACGCTCGAGCGAGAGTCGATCCCCAGGCTGGCCGAGACCCAGGCGCAGATCCTCAAGACGGCCGCCCAGGGCGTGAAGGCGGGCGGGACCCTGGTCTACTCGGTCTGCACGCTCACCCCGTCGGAGACGCGCAACGTCATCCGGCCGTTCCTGGAAGCCCATCCCGACTTCCAACTCGACCCGTTCCCCCACCCGTTCAACGGCGAGCCGACCGACGGGACCTTGCAAATCTGGCCCCAGGACGGCGACTGCGACGCCATGTTCATCGCCCGGATGATCCGCACCCGTTAG
- a CDS encoding bestrophin family protein: MIDYDPHAWHAHLLDIKGSMVREILARVLTCVGWSAVVVLAHLRYPWLIAPTTVHTLVGVALGLLLVFRTSSSNDRYTEGRKLWGGIVNECRSLNMAARVHLAGDPDLLARVVLWTAAFPYSCMRALRSQDGLGPPAGRLPEDEVRRALDSSHTPSSVAREIALGLAEARRRGSLNDPLHSVLEQNVQRLIDLIGGCERIRSTPLPFVYVVHLRRALILYCYTLPLALVDTYGWLTVPATLLLAYTFFGIEEIGVEIEDPFGFDCNDLPLDQICAKIEANLLTEPLPQLVEPAGAAA; the protein is encoded by the coding sequence ATGATCGACTACGACCCGCACGCCTGGCATGCGCATCTGCTGGACATCAAAGGGTCAATGGTCCGCGAGATCCTCGCGCGGGTCCTGACCTGCGTCGGCTGGTCGGCCGTCGTGGTGCTGGCCCATCTGCGATATCCCTGGCTCATCGCCCCCACAACGGTTCATACCCTTGTGGGGGTGGCCCTGGGCTTGCTGCTGGTCTTCCGGACGAGCTCCTCGAATGACCGCTATACCGAGGGGCGCAAGCTCTGGGGCGGGATCGTCAACGAGTGTCGCAGCCTGAACATGGCGGCGAGGGTCCACCTGGCCGGAGATCCCGACCTGCTCGCGCGTGTCGTGCTCTGGACGGCCGCGTTCCCTTACTCTTGCATGAGGGCCCTGCGCAGCCAGGATGGGCTGGGCCCGCCCGCCGGCAGGCTGCCCGAGGACGAAGTCCGCCGGGCTCTGGACTCATCGCATACCCCTTCGAGCGTGGCTCGAGAGATCGCCCTGGGGCTCGCCGAGGCCCGCCGCCGGGGCTCGCTCAACGACCCGCTCCATTCCGTGCTGGAGCAGAATGTCCAGCGCCTCATCGACCTGATCGGCGGATGCGAGCGAATCAGGAGCACACCGCTCCCATTCGTCTACGTCGTGCACCTGCGCAGGGCGCTCATCCTGTATTGCTACACGCTGCCGCTCGCCCTGGTCGACACGTATGGCTGGCTGACCGTGCCCGCGACGCTGCTCCTGGCCTACACGTTCTTCGGGATCGAGGAGATTGGCGTCGAGATCGAGGACCCATTCGGCTTCGACTGTAACGACCTGCCGCTGGATCAGATTTGCGCCAAGATCGAGGCCAATCTCCTGACCGAGCCCCTGCCGCAACTTGTCGAGCCCGCCGGGGCGGCGGCCTGA
- a CDS encoding nucleoside 2-deoxyribosyltransferase, which translates to MQLYFAGPLFTQAERTWNALMAAELSAAGHSVFLPQVEVKAIASLEADAIFRVDIDGVRRADALVAILDGADADSGTCFECGVAYALGIPIVLVRTDFRGGGDALPGQAVCSLNLMLSQAASEVVHLPDPGTRFEDVARAILEALNSVPASVEPIGRAAKP; encoded by the coding sequence ATGCAACTCTATTTCGCCGGCCCCCTGTTCACCCAGGCCGAACGCACCTGGAACGCCCTGATGGCCGCGGAACTGTCGGCCGCGGGCCACTCGGTCTTCCTGCCGCAAGTCGAGGTCAAGGCGATCGCATCGCTCGAAGCCGACGCAATCTTCCGGGTCGACATCGACGGCGTCCGAAGGGCGGACGCCCTGGTGGCGATCCTCGACGGGGCCGACGCCGACAGCGGGACCTGCTTCGAGTGCGGAGTCGCTTACGCCCTGGGGATCCCCATCGTGCTGGTCCGGACCGACTTCCGCGGCGGCGGCGATGCCCTCCCCGGTCAGGCCGTCTGTAGCCTGAATTTGATGCTCTCGCAGGCCGCCTCCGAGGTCGTGCATCTGCCGGACCCCGGGACACGCTTCGAGGACGTCGCACGGGCGATCCTCGAGGCCCTGAACTCGGTGCCCGCGTCGGTCGAGCCGATCGGGCGTGCCGCGAAACCCTGA
- a CDS encoding cytochrome C — MLRISKVEATLAGLAMMLAGSFSAEAYFAETPTIKEIMGKLCKGPKSLTPTIAKELKAENPDWTTLETQSKEFAVLAADLLKNTPAKGTDDSWKKLAGDYSTQATSLEKATAKKNKEAALEAHGKLAASCKACHSQHKGK, encoded by the coding sequence ATGCTGCGAATCTCGAAGGTTGAAGCCACGCTTGCCGGCCTGGCGATGATGCTCGCCGGCTCCTTCTCCGCCGAAGCCTACTTCGCCGAGACGCCGACGATCAAGGAAATCATGGGCAAGCTCTGCAAAGGCCCCAAGTCGCTGACGCCGACGATCGCCAAGGAGTTGAAGGCCGAGAATCCCGACTGGACGACGCTGGAGACGCAGTCCAAGGAATTCGCCGTGCTCGCCGCCGACCTGCTGAAAAACACCCCTGCGAAGGGGACGGATGACTCCTGGAAGAAGCTGGCGGGCGACTACTCCACCCAGGCGACCTCGCTGGAGAAGGCGACCGCCAAGAAGAACAAGGAAGCGGCCCTCGAAGCCCACGGCAAGCTGGCCGCGTCCTGCAAGGCCTGCCACTCCCAGCACAAGGGCAAGTGA